CGTGTCGAAGGCGGCCATCTAGCGTAGCGCCAACCGCGCGCCCTTGCCGACAGCCCGATGCGTCACAGCGCCGCGCCCTGCGGCCCGAACTTGAAGTAGTGGTCAATCAGCAGCGCCGCGAACAGCAGCGACAGGTAGACGATCGAGTACCGGAACGTCTTCTGCGCCAGCGCATCCGAATAGTTGCGGTACATCCGCCACGCATGGACGAGGAAGCCGAAGCCGAGCACCAGCGCCACCGCCAGGTAGAGATAGCCGCTCATGCCATGCACGAACGGCAGGATGGTGGCGGCGACCATGATCAGCGTGTACAGCAGGATGTGCAGCAGCGTGAATTTCTCGCCGTGCGTGATCGGCAGCATGGGCAGGCCGGACTTGGCGTAGTCGGCGCGGCGATACAGCGCCAGTGCCCAGAAATGCGGCGGCGTCCAGGTAAAGATGATCAGCACCAGGATCCACGCCTCGGCCGGCACGCTGTTGGCCACCGCAGCCCACCCCAGCGCCGGCGGCATCGCGCCCGACAGGCCGCCGATCACGATGTTCTGCGGCGTGGCCGGCTTGAGCAGCAGCGTGTAGATGATGGCGTAGCCGATGAAGGTGGCGAAGGTCAGCCACATCGTCAGGTCGTTGGCGAACACATGCAGCGTCCACATGCCCGCGCCGCCGAGCACCAGCGAGAACAGCAGGATCTGTCGCGTCCCCAGCTCGCCGCTGGCCGACGGGCGCCAGGCCGTGCGGCGCATCATCGCGTCGATCTTGCGCTCGACAAGGCAGTTGATGGCGAAGGCGGCGCCGGCAAACAGCCAGATGCCGACGGCGCCGCCAATCAGCACCGGCCACGGCACCATGCCCGGCGTGGCGAGAAACATGCCGATCACGGCGCAGAACACAGCCAGTTGCGTCACGCGCGGTTTGGTCAGCGCCGCATATTGCGACGCGGTGTGTCGCCAGCCGGAGGGTTGGGTCGACGTTGAAGTGGAAGCCACGGTATTCATAGAAAACAGTCAGACAGCGGCCACTGCCGCAGACATCGGCGCGCGCGCCTGCGCGAGGCCGATCAGGTAATG
The sequence above is a segment of the Ralstonia nicotianae genome. Coding sequences within it:
- a CDS encoding heme o synthase, with amino-acid sequence MNTVASTSTSTQPSGWRHTASQYAALTKPRVTQLAVFCAVIGMFLATPGMVPWPVLIGGAVGIWLFAGAAFAINCLVERKIDAMMRRTAWRPSASGELGTRQILLFSLVLGGAGMWTLHVFANDLTMWLTFATFIGYAIIYTLLLKPATPQNIVIGGLSGAMPPALGWAAVANSVPAEAWILVLIIFTWTPPHFWALALYRRADYAKSGLPMLPITHGEKFTLLHILLYTLIMVAATILPFVHGMSGYLYLAVALVLGFGFLVHAWRMYRNYSDALAQKTFRYSIVYLSLLFAALLIDHYFKFGPQGAAL